A genomic segment from Chitinophaga flava encodes:
- a CDS encoding c-type cytochrome — translation MKKIKWRTVILSGLFAVSLVLVIRQLLRRSNVWVEGEEDLWMAPDTASIPHTTEGERIRYGRELIAHTAQYLGPHGSIAAISNGMNCQNCHLDAGTRPWGNNYGSTATLYPKFRARSGTVESIEKKVNDCFVRSLNGQALDSNSHELQAIIAYIHWLGKDLPKGYKTPGSGIRDLEYLPIPADTSKGKIVFLQKCQRCHGPDGAGELKPGSTEYLYPPLWGQNSYNTGAGLYRISRFAGYVKYNMPLGTNYQHPQLSDEEAWNVAAFVNSQPRPEKAFPADWPDIRTKPPDHPFGPFSDTYSAIQHKYGPFGPIARQHKKK, via the coding sequence ATGAAAAAAATAAAATGGCGTACGGTAATACTATCAGGACTGTTTGCCGTAAGCCTGGTATTGGTGATCAGACAACTTTTACGCCGCTCCAACGTGTGGGTGGAAGGTGAAGAAGATTTGTGGATGGCGCCGGATACCGCCTCCATTCCCCATACCACCGAAGGCGAGCGGATACGATATGGCCGTGAACTGATAGCGCATACCGCGCAGTATCTTGGCCCGCATGGCAGCATAGCTGCCATCAGCAATGGCATGAATTGCCAGAACTGCCACCTCGATGCCGGCACCAGGCCCTGGGGTAACAACTACGGCAGTACGGCCACCTTGTATCCCAAATTCAGAGCCCGCAGCGGTACGGTGGAGTCGATAGAAAAAAAAGTAAACGATTGTTTTGTCCGTAGTCTCAATGGCCAGGCACTCGACAGCAACAGCCACGAGCTACAGGCTATCATCGCTTATATACATTGGCTTGGAAAAGATCTGCCCAAAGGCTATAAAACACCCGGCAGCGGTATCAGAGACCTGGAATATCTTCCAATACCGGCAGACACCTCGAAAGGAAAGATCGTTTTCCTGCAAAAATGCCAGCGCTGCCACGGCCCCGATGGTGCAGGCGAACTTAAACCCGGCAGCACAGAATACCTGTATCCTCCGCTCTGGGGGCAAAACAGCTATAACACCGGAGCCGGACTATACAGAATATCCAGATTCGCCGGTTATGTCAAATACAACATGCCGCTGGGCACCAATTATCAGCATCCGCAACTCAGCGATGAAGAAGCCTGGAACGTGGCGGCTTTTGTCAACTCACAGCCCCGGCCGGAAAAAGCATTCCCGGCCGACTGGCCCGATATCCGTACCAAACCGCCCGATCATCCTTTCGGCCCATTCAGCGATACTTACTCCGCTATACAACACAAATACGGGCCCTTCGGCCCTATCGCCCGGCAGCATAAAAAAAAGTAA
- a CDS encoding DsrE family protein translates to MKKLLITFTLLLGYIFCYAQADYKVIFDITSKSPEAQNTIIRQLNGILKGNPNAQLEVAVYGDALDMVLKDKSKVEPAISELIKNHKNLNIKVCGATMKRNNKNASELIPGVQVVPDAIYEIITKQKEGWGYIKVAE, encoded by the coding sequence ATGAAAAAGCTGCTCATCACTTTTACACTTTTACTGGGCTACATTTTCTGCTATGCACAAGCAGACTACAAAGTAATCTTCGATATCACCAGTAAAAGCCCCGAAGCACAAAACACCATTATACGGCAACTCAATGGTATCCTGAAAGGCAATCCCAACGCACAACTCGAAGTAGCCGTATACGGAGATGCCCTCGACATGGTACTGAAGGATAAATCAAAAGTAGAACCCGCCATCTCCGAGCTCATCAAAAATCATAAAAACCTGAACATTAAAGTATGTGGCGCCACCATGAAAAGAAACAACAAAAACGCCAGTGAACTGATTCCCGGCGTACAGGTTGTTCCCGACGCCATCTATGAAATCATCACTAAACAAAAAGAAGGATGGGGATATATTAAAGTAGCAGAATGA
- a CDS encoding GlsB/YeaQ/YmgE family stress response membrane protein, whose translation MIWTIIIGGIAGWLAGKLMRGEGFGIIVDILVGIVGGWLGGWLFGKLGLHMGNGLIGSLITALVGSIILIWLVRLVKRG comes from the coding sequence ATGATCTGGACTATTATTATCGGCGGTATTGCCGGTTGGCTTGCCGGTAAACTGATGCGTGGTGAAGGGTTCGGGATTATCGTAGATATCCTTGTGGGTATTGTTGGCGGCTGGCTGGGTGGCTGGCTGTTTGGTAAGCTGGGCCTTCATATGGGCAATGGCCTGATAGGTTCGCTGATAACTGCCCTGGTAGGATCTATCATTCTGATATGGTTGGTCCGGCTGGTAAAGCGAGGGTGA
- a CDS encoding DUF5686 and carboxypeptidase-like regulatory domain-containing protein: MTRGKVVNKFTEEPLPFATVYWKYADHGVMTDSAGEFKLKRSTRTSDTMIVRYVGYVTKAIPLAATDQEPLVIQMEATMNVGVEVKAKMDKGLVWWRQVVAHRPENAPGHYNSYYAELYNKLEIDLSNINKQRWERSRIMKPYTFVTQRVDTTSETKPFLPVFLSESVSDYYVAGSPSKVREEIRALNTSGIKNESVMQYLGGINQKINTYDNYLSIFGREFISPVSNVGDRYYHYKGLDTVIQNGQQYFHLAFTPRREGENLFSGDCWIQASTWALQKISLSVSGAVNINFVKRLDIIQEFSQRNEKEWVVTKDRFIVELAFLGKEKTTFIGRKTTLYRNIAVDQDFIVRKLNENRRKEELVIPDSATVIGKNYLEQHRPDPLTTNEKHAITLVDTLKSMPAFKKLSNTVTFLVDGHIKMGNVEIGPWYKWISRNRIEGLRFRFDLGTTPEFSRNLRLYGYLAYGTKDESLKGKMAVAYIWPGDKGWSTLASYKDDLDNNQRGFNGEEVSLDNIFGQLVRRHGIPQKFTREQEMQLTVRKRFPEQFSLQGTVSRSQYTTYDPLPPHSIFRSSPNDRSHIVNAEFRLGFRYAPGEKEIRTFRKTRRVKSNQPVIDVAYAVAPAGVLNSRYQYHKVNFSIQQQFPLNRWGRVNYMIYAGRIFADKLPFVLLQIHPGNETYYYNKDAFSLMNKYEFVSDRYAGFNIEHNFNGKLLNLLPFMRKTGIRQFWNAKAVIGDLSHANRVYNQIEYGRYGMRSLDGKVYTELGTGFDNIFRFFRVDAVWRLYPQKGNVSYSSFGLFGSFRLQF; the protein is encoded by the coding sequence ATGACCCGAGGAAAAGTGGTGAACAAATTCACAGAGGAACCATTACCATTTGCTACCGTGTACTGGAAATACGCCGATCATGGTGTAATGACAGACAGTGCCGGCGAATTTAAATTAAAGAGAAGCACCCGGACCAGCGATACGATGATCGTCCGCTATGTGGGATATGTTACGAAAGCTATACCACTGGCCGCTACGGACCAGGAGCCACTGGTAATACAAATGGAAGCCACCATGAACGTGGGGGTAGAAGTAAAAGCCAAAATGGACAAAGGGCTGGTATGGTGGCGGCAGGTAGTAGCCCACCGGCCAGAGAATGCACCCGGACATTACAATAGTTATTACGCAGAACTGTATAATAAACTGGAGATAGATCTCTCCAATATCAACAAACAACGCTGGGAACGTTCGCGTATCATGAAACCATATACCTTTGTAACCCAGCGGGTAGATACCACCTCCGAAACAAAGCCTTTCCTGCCGGTGTTTCTCAGCGAATCCGTTTCAGATTATTATGTGGCCGGCTCTCCGTCCAAAGTGAGGGAAGAGATCCGGGCCTTAAACACCAGCGGTATCAAAAACGAGTCGGTGATGCAATACCTGGGAGGCATCAACCAAAAAATAAATACCTATGATAACTACCTGTCTATCTTCGGACGGGAATTTATCAGCCCGGTCAGCAACGTAGGCGACCGCTACTACCATTACAAAGGACTGGACACCGTTATACAAAACGGTCAGCAATATTTTCATCTTGCCTTTACGCCCCGGCGGGAAGGAGAAAACCTTTTCTCCGGCGATTGTTGGATACAGGCTTCCACCTGGGCTTTGCAGAAGATCAGCCTTTCTGTGTCCGGAGCAGTGAACATTAACTTCGTAAAAAGACTGGACATTATCCAGGAATTCAGCCAGCGCAACGAAAAAGAATGGGTAGTGACTAAAGACCGCTTTATCGTGGAGCTGGCTTTCCTGGGAAAAGAAAAAACAACCTTTATCGGCAGAAAGACAACGCTGTACCGTAACATCGCTGTGGACCAGGATTTTATCGTCCGGAAACTGAATGAGAACCGCCGTAAGGAAGAACTAGTGATACCAGACAGTGCCACCGTTATCGGCAAAAATTATCTGGAACAACACCGCCCTGATCCGCTGACCACCAATGAAAAACATGCTATAACGTTAGTGGATACACTAAAATCGATGCCCGCTTTTAAAAAGCTCAGCAACACCGTTACCTTCCTGGTGGATGGGCATATTAAAATGGGCAATGTAGAAATAGGTCCCTGGTATAAATGGATCAGCCGCAACAGGATCGAAGGACTGCGTTTCCGTTTTGATCTGGGCACTACACCGGAATTTAGTCGTAATCTGCGATTGTATGGTTATCTGGCCTACGGTACAAAAGATGAATCTCTGAAAGGAAAAATGGCAGTAGCCTATATATGGCCTGGAGATAAAGGCTGGAGTACGCTGGCTTCCTACAAAGATGATCTTGATAACAATCAGCGTGGCTTTAATGGAGAAGAAGTGTCTCTCGATAATATCTTTGGCCAGCTGGTACGCCGGCACGGTATTCCGCAGAAATTTACCCGCGAGCAGGAAATGCAGCTGACGGTAAGGAAGAGATTCCCTGAGCAATTCTCCTTGCAGGGCACTGTTTCGCGCAGCCAGTATACCACCTATGATCCGCTGCCTCCGCATAGTATATTCCGGTCATCTCCCAACGACAGAAGTCATATAGTGAATGCGGAGTTCAGGCTGGGCTTCCGGTATGCTCCGGGAGAGAAGGAAATCCGCACTTTCCGTAAAACGCGCAGAGTGAAAAGTAATCAGCCGGTGATTGATGTGGCTTATGCAGTGGCTCCGGCCGGTGTGCTCAACAGCCGGTATCAGTATCACAAAGTCAACTTCAGTATTCAGCAACAGTTTCCGCTTAATCGCTGGGGGCGCGTGAATTATATGATTTATGCCGGAAGGATTTTTGCAGACAAACTGCCGTTTGTATTACTGCAGATCCATCCGGGTAATGAAACCTATTACTATAATAAAGATGCTTTCAGCCTGATGAATAAATATGAGTTTGTGAGTGATCGTTATGCAGGCTTCAATATAGAACATAACTTCAATGGCAAACTATTGAACCTGTTGCCTTTTATGCGTAAGACGGGTATTCGTCAGTTCTGGAATGCAAAGGCTGTAATAGGCGACCTGTCTCATGCTAACCGTGTATACAATCAGATAGAATATGGCCGTTATGGTATGCGCTCCCTGGATGGGAAGGTGTATACCGAACTAGGTACCGGCTTTGATAACATTTTCCGTTTCTTCCGGGTAGATGCTGTATGGCGGCTTTATCCGCAGAAGGGAAATGTGTCTTACAGCAGTTTCGGCCTGTTTGGAAGTTTCAGATTACAGTTCTGA
- a CDS encoding rhomboid family intramembrane serine protease, translating to MPSKIYRIKTFFLPFLWILLLFITGYSFLNWLLFTHYAVFPVREEILDFGLPVVLGVVPAWIWMWPRIKMFSFRNGKADVLYYSVVTLGIIVPALITQSYIRKINERLVKLNTISEITQHNAAAYQVNKLYIDKQRASAWAYVTIEGKHNTQYVYHIYITAPLLDGARDTVSTQCLAWYGLIYQTTISNRLSDEEKDRRCRQYALLCEQKFQAADLKDFVYLERLGNTNERPLFLQAAARNLWFQAPENIVLMPVRKSFGMRADSFLPWIFGTVTVFLVLWLIMSLYTELKMPSGKQPPDWRWPATNLLAWMMGTSLFLGLITHAMASDLTVLGVSSRPLVLGGQWWRLVLSIFLNITFLQGFYVVAFYLAGFILEPLLKWKCLLLWLICGIAGNIMSMVIYPDYLTFGASGAVQGCWGFLLVFVFAGVFSKDTGTNLLYAMGCLAVVVLGLLLGLKGTSDSAADLGGLACGILLGMLYYRKYRDVAVYKG from the coding sequence ATGCCTTCCAAAATCTACCGAATAAAGACGTTTTTCCTTCCCTTTCTGTGGATACTCCTGTTATTTATAACAGGATACAGCTTCCTGAACTGGTTGTTGTTTACCCATTATGCTGTTTTCCCGGTACGGGAAGAAATACTCGATTTCGGACTGCCGGTTGTATTGGGTGTAGTACCTGCTTGGATATGGATGTGGCCCCGCATTAAAATGTTTTCATTCCGTAATGGGAAAGCTGATGTGCTGTATTATTCTGTGGTGACCCTGGGAATAATTGTTCCTGCACTTATAACCCAATCGTATATACGAAAAATAAATGAAAGACTGGTAAAGCTGAATACAATCAGTGAGATCACACAACATAATGCTGCTGCTTATCAGGTCAATAAACTGTATATCGACAAACAGCGTGCTTCAGCATGGGCCTATGTTACCATAGAAGGAAAGCATAATACACAGTATGTTTACCACATTTATATTACTGCTCCGTTATTGGACGGGGCGCGGGATACCGTTAGTACCCAGTGTTTGGCCTGGTATGGTTTAATATATCAGACAACCATCAGCAATCGTTTATCAGATGAGGAAAAAGACCGGCGTTGCCGTCAGTATGCGTTGTTGTGTGAACAGAAATTTCAGGCTGCTGATTTGAAGGATTTTGTTTATCTCGAACGGTTGGGTAATACCAACGAGCGGCCCTTGTTTCTGCAGGCAGCCGCCAGGAACCTCTGGTTCCAGGCTCCGGAAAATATTGTGCTGATGCCTGTCAGGAAATCGTTTGGTATGCGGGCAGATAGTTTTTTACCCTGGATTTTTGGTACTGTCACTGTTTTTCTGGTACTCTGGCTGATCATGAGTTTGTATACGGAATTAAAGATGCCGTCCGGAAAGCAGCCACCAGACTGGAGATGGCCAGCCACTAATCTGCTTGCCTGGATGATGGGCACCTCTTTGTTCTTAGGGCTGATAACACATGCTATGGCCTCTGATCTGACAGTGTTGGGCGTCAGTTCACGGCCACTGGTACTAGGGGGCCAGTGGTGGCGGTTGGTACTCAGTATTTTTCTGAATATTACCTTTTTACAGGGCTTCTACGTCGTTGCTTTTTACCTGGCAGGTTTTATACTGGAACCGTTGCTGAAATGGAAGTGTTTGTTGTTATGGCTGATATGCGGAATTGCCGGAAATATTATGAGTATGGTTATATATCCTGACTATCTCACTTTCGGGGCTTCCGGCGCGGTGCAGGGCTGTTGGGGTTTTTTGCTGGTGTTTGTTTTCGCGGGCGTGTTTTCGAAAGATACCGGTACCAATCTATTGTATGCGATGGGGTGCCTGGCGGTGGTGGTATTAGGACTATTACTGGGCTTAAAAGGTACTTCCGATAGCGCTGCCGACCTGGGTGGGCTGGCATGTGGCATACTGCTGGGTATGCTGTACTACCGGAAGTATCGTGACGTGGCTGTTTATAAAGGCTGA
- a CDS encoding alkene reductase: MLFTQHTIGKITLNNRIVMPPMTRSRAGQGDAATDMMAEYYGQRASAGLIIAEGTQISRQGQGYAWTPGIYSPEQVAGWKKVTTAVHQKGGRIFAQLWHVGRVSHVSLQPDGAAPVAPSAILAEGVKVALPGPTGGVLMEQHSMPRELSIPEIKAIVKEYAEAARNAIAAGFDGVELHGANGYLIEQFIDSQTNHRTDEYGGSLENRLRFLREVATAVADAIGKERVGVRQAPLTTLMGAQDDHPEVTYIAAAKMLNEIGVAYIHVAEADWDDAPVMSADFKEAYRKAFSGTMIYSGKYTKARAEEALQKGWADLIGFGRPFIANPDLPYRLQHDLPMNTPDKTTFFGGTEKGYLDYAFYQQPVPAQV; this comes from the coding sequence ATGCTTTTTACACAACATACCATAGGAAAAATTACACTGAATAACAGAATTGTAATGCCACCCATGACCCGCTCCAGAGCTGGCCAGGGAGATGCTGCCACTGATATGATGGCCGAATATTACGGACAAAGAGCTTCTGCCGGCCTCATCATCGCAGAAGGCACACAGATCAGCCGTCAGGGCCAGGGTTATGCCTGGACACCTGGTATCTATAGCCCCGAACAGGTAGCCGGCTGGAAAAAAGTAACCACCGCCGTACACCAGAAAGGCGGACGCATATTTGCCCAGTTATGGCATGTGGGCAGGGTATCACATGTATCACTGCAACCAGACGGTGCCGCGCCAGTGGCCCCTTCCGCTATCCTCGCCGAAGGCGTGAAAGTAGCGCTACCCGGACCTACCGGCGGCGTGCTTATGGAACAGCATTCCATGCCTCGCGAACTGAGTATCCCGGAAATCAAAGCCATCGTTAAAGAATATGCTGAGGCTGCCAGAAACGCCATCGCCGCCGGATTTGACGGTGTCGAGCTGCATGGGGCCAATGGTTACCTGATCGAACAATTCATTGACTCACAAACCAATCATCGTACTGATGAATACGGTGGCTCCCTGGAAAACAGATTACGTTTCCTCAGAGAAGTGGCAACTGCTGTGGCCGATGCTATCGGAAAAGAAAGAGTTGGCGTACGTCAGGCACCGCTTACCACGCTGATGGGGGCGCAGGATGACCATCCGGAAGTAACCTATATCGCAGCTGCTAAAATGCTGAATGAAATAGGTGTTGCCTATATCCACGTTGCAGAAGCCGACTGGGACGATGCGCCGGTGATGTCTGCAGATTTTAAGGAAGCTTACCGCAAAGCCTTCTCCGGTACCATGATCTATTCCGGTAAATATACCAAAGCAAGAGCTGAAGAAGCATTGCAAAAGGGATGGGCAGACCTGATCGGTTTCGGCAGACCCTTTATCGCCAACCCCGACCTGCCTTATCGTCTGCAACACGATCTCCCGATGAATACGCCCGATAAGACCACCTTCTTTGGTGGCACCGAAAAAGGGTACCTTGATTACGCTTTTTATCAGCAGCCGGTACCGGCACAAGTATAG
- a CDS encoding LysR family transcriptional regulator, which translates to MNLNMEWLRTFKTIYEKGTLTAAAQALYISQPGVSLHLNSLEAATGYTLFDRSAKKMVPTERAKVLYNFIQEPMGRLEMAEQVFHRSSREGRATISIGMCFETFQFTLERYISSLPFNVIVKFGLYPEMIHDLDKGVLDMIVTPEKTDQPSLEFKPFSKEKIVMVCGSNTNIKQLKTLLKEANVKDEQLKSARIAEVEQWLKQQIWYSTAADMEHLKRFWKFNLRHNIDFKPNYIVPNISSIVRCLGGNEGFAIIPDFLCRDEIKSGKIKVVWDGDVCVENTLYFGSRKKTIYNKEIKMVEDIFLKEMAAL; encoded by the coding sequence ATGAATCTTAATATGGAATGGCTGCGGACCTTTAAAACTATCTACGAGAAAGGTACTCTTACCGCAGCAGCACAGGCTTTATATATTTCGCAACCCGGCGTCAGCCTGCACCTCAATTCCCTGGAGGCAGCCACCGGCTACACATTATTTGACCGCTCTGCTAAAAAGATGGTACCTACCGAAAGGGCTAAGGTGTTGTACAACTTTATCCAGGAGCCTATGGGCCGCCTCGAAATGGCAGAACAGGTGTTTCACCGCAGCAGCCGGGAAGGCCGCGCCACCATCAGTATTGGTATGTGTTTCGAGACCTTTCAGTTCACCCTCGAAAGATATATTTCTTCTCTTCCGTTTAATGTGATCGTCAAATTCGGCTTATACCCCGAAATGATCCACGACCTCGACAAAGGCGTACTGGACATGATCGTGACGCCAGAGAAAACTGATCAGCCCAGCCTCGAATTCAAACCTTTCTCCAAAGAAAAAATCGTGATGGTATGCGGCTCCAATACCAATATAAAACAGCTTAAAACACTGCTGAAAGAAGCCAATGTAAAAGACGAACAGCTTAAATCCGCCAGGATAGCGGAAGTAGAACAATGGCTCAAACAACAGATATGGTATAGCACCGCTGCTGACATGGAACATCTCAAACGTTTCTGGAAGTTTAACCTGCGGCATAACATCGACTTCAAACCCAACTACATTGTGCCCAATATCAGCTCTATTGTGCGCTGTCTGGGTGGCAACGAAGGGTTTGCCATCATACCCGATTTTCTTTGCCGGGATGAGATTAAAAGCGGTAAAATAAAAGTAGTATGGGACGGGGATGTTTGTGTGGAAAACACACTTTATTTCGGGTCAAGGAAAAAGACCATCTACAACAAGGAAATAAAAATGGTGGAAGATATCTTCCTGAAAGAAATGGCAGCTTTATAA
- a CDS encoding SusD/RagB family nutrient-binding outer membrane lipoprotein has product MKRIIIKSGLSLAAFSMLLSACNKFEDLNKNPKEANENQVQEEFLINGSIINAQMDPGVAERSFVLIWKAAAHQQLDDGITSGIGNDEWSNAYYTSCTGWLTSINAAIQLGEQKIQSGSINEYTANLLQVARIWRAYLLSELSDNYGPVAIDAYKSTNPDFASVKDVYYYLLAELKDASAKLKTDQAPTDAMKKLDPAYSYDFKKWQRYANSMRLRLAMRLSEVDPAKAKAEFEAAVSGDLITDMSQAFQVQEKPGWDALTGVMSREWNEQMMSTTMENLYNGLGSVKTADQLTDAVYQPYIRPADWAGLQLTDHFPTTSNDPLAGFWFDGLPQTIDPRAYKAFIPGGDFSNTNFCRYPSWNRKAWEQTARPLMKNSTDTAVLLDGKMAWNGSTNGDWGDKGTNNRSYFWPAAYPRMSQQFRSSTSKRIFFAPWEVQFLIAEAAVRGWNVPVSAKAAYEKGIALNFEYWGVSNFLGTYLASNDYNTVGTSVNFDHIAEPPVSHTMNFKNGYTGAPGTVEIKYPVNNLYKNGSAKNDQLTKIITQKYIAQMPWLPLEAWNDQRRLGLPFFENPNVEQALPGLPALSSSNYMTSSVKNFPQRIKYPALVRNTNPKGYDQAVQNLGGAEEITTPLWWAKKQ; this is encoded by the coding sequence ATGAAAAGAATCATCATAAAATCAGGTTTGTCATTGGCAGCTTTTTCCATGCTGTTGTCTGCCTGTAATAAATTTGAAGACCTGAACAAAAACCCGAAGGAAGCTAATGAAAACCAGGTGCAGGAAGAGTTTCTGATCAATGGTTCTATCATCAATGCACAGATGGACCCGGGTGTAGCTGAACGTTCCTTCGTACTGATCTGGAAAGCTGCCGCACACCAGCAACTGGATGATGGTATTACTTCCGGTATCGGAAATGATGAATGGTCCAATGCTTATTATACTTCCTGTACCGGCTGGCTCACCAGTATTAATGCTGCCATTCAGCTGGGTGAACAGAAAATCCAGTCCGGATCTATCAATGAATATACCGCCAATCTCCTGCAGGTAGCCCGTATCTGGCGTGCTTATCTGTTGAGCGAACTGTCCGACAACTACGGACCTGTTGCTATAGATGCTTATAAGAGCACTAATCCTGACTTTGCGAGTGTAAAGGATGTGTATTATTATCTGCTGGCTGAACTGAAAGATGCCAGTGCCAAGCTGAAAACAGACCAGGCTCCTACGGATGCCATGAAAAAACTGGATCCTGCCTATAGTTACGATTTCAAAAAATGGCAGCGTTATGCTAACTCCATGCGTTTGCGTCTGGCTATGCGCCTGTCTGAAGTAGATCCTGCCAAAGCCAAAGCAGAGTTTGAAGCTGCGGTATCCGGCGATCTGATCACCGATATGAGCCAGGCCTTCCAGGTACAGGAAAAACCAGGATGGGACGCGCTGACCGGTGTAATGAGCCGTGAGTGGAATGAGCAGATGATGTCTACTACCATGGAGAATCTCTATAACGGTTTAGGTAGTGTTAAAACTGCTGATCAGCTGACAGATGCTGTTTACCAGCCTTATATCAGACCCGCTGACTGGGCAGGTCTGCAACTGACTGACCATTTCCCTACCACTTCCAATGATCCGCTGGCTGGTTTCTGGTTTGACGGTCTGCCTCAGACCATCGATCCACGTGCCTATAAAGCGTTTATCCCTGGTGGTGATTTCTCCAATACTAACTTCTGCCGCTATCCTTCCTGGAACCGTAAGGCCTGGGAACAAACAGCACGTCCGCTGATGAAAAATTCTACAGACACTGCTGTATTACTGGATGGTAAAATGGCCTGGAATGGCTCTACCAACGGTGACTGGGGTGATAAAGGAACCAACAACCGTTCCTACTTCTGGCCTGCAGCTTATCCCCGCATGAGCCAGCAGTTCCGTAGCAGCACCAGCAAACGTATCTTCTTCGCTCCATGGGAAGTACAGTTCCTGATTGCGGAAGCAGCAGTAAGAGGATGGAATGTTCCGGTATCTGCTAAAGCAGCCTATGAAAAAGGTATCGCACTGAACTTCGAATACTGGGGCGTATCCAACTTCCTGGGCACTTACCTGGCCTCCAACGATTACAACACAGTAGGTACTTCCGTAAACTTTGATCATATTGCTGAGCCTCCGGTAAGCCATACCATGAACTTCAAAAATGGTTATACTGGCGCACCTGGCACTGTAGAGATCAAATATCCGGTTAACAATCTGTATAAAAACGGATCTGCGAAAAATGACCAGCTGACCAAAATCATTACGCAGAAATATATTGCGCAAATGCCATGGTTACCGCTGGAAGCATGGAATGATCAACGCAGACTGGGATTGCCATTCTTCGAGAATCCGAACGTAGAGCAGGCACTGCCTGGTCTGCCGGCCCTCAGCTCTTCCAACTACATGACCAGCAGCGTGAAAAATTTCCCGCAGCGTATCAAGTATCCTGCTCTGGTAAGAAATACCAATCCAAAAGGATATGATCAGGCCGTACAAAACCTGGGTGGTGCAGAAGAAATCACTACACCGCTGTGGTGGGCTAAAAAACAATAA